Proteins encoded in a region of the Cardiocondyla obscurior isolate alpha-2009 unplaced genomic scaffold, Cobs3.1 scaffold33_214576_698314, whole genome shotgun sequence genome:
- the LOC139112655 gene encoding inositol 1,4,5-trisphosphate receptor-like gives MFKTNQFTLVNISTTVDTDSEEAAEGGIFRCIGDMGAVMTNLTLGPAGQVLASSTPRPKPLMKKEYPLVMDTKLKIIEILQFILDVRLDYRISCLLSIFKREFDETASTVAEKMGDVNLGQKTIDLESIGAQAEGIFGSSKECAALDLDGQGGRTFLRVLLHLAMHDYPPLVSGALHLLFRHFSQRQEVLQAFKQVQLLVSDSDVESYKQIKADLDILRQSVEKSELWVYKSKATEEHGTKKKKSKEEENEATAPRKTPLLSTLDKQGSVTDLDIGPPLHPEQAEEYKKIQQILVRMNKLCIQNLPGGQVKARKHEQRLLRNVGVHTVVLDLLQVPYDVKEDIRMNELMRLAHDFLQNFVCLINKIKFFCTSNWICS, from the exons atgtttaaaactAATCAATTTACTCTTGTAAATATTTCAACCACAGTTGATACGGATTCTGAGGAGGCAG CTGAAGGAGGCATTTTTAGATGCATTGGCGATATGGGCGCTGTGATGACGAATTTAACATTAGGACCAGCCGGTCAAGTTCTAGCTAGTTCTACTCCAAGACCAAAGCCATTAATGAAGAAGGAATATCCTTTGGTGATGGACACAAAACTCAAGATAATCGAGATCTTGCAGTTTATTTTGGATGTCCGATTGGATTATAGAATCTCTTGTCTTTTGAGTATATTCAAACGGGAATTCGATGAAACGGCATCGACAGTTGCGGAAAAAATGGGAGACGTTAATTTAGGACAAAAAACTATTGATTTAGAATCAATCGGTGCACAAGCAGAAGGAATATTTGGAAGCAG taAGGAATGCGCAGCACTGGATTTAGATGGTCAAGGAGGAAGAACATTTTTACGCGTTTTATTACATCTGGCTATGCACGATTATCCGCCATTGGTTTCTGGagctttacatttattatttaggcACTTTAGCCAGCGGCAAGAAGTTTTACAAGCATTTAAACAG GTGCAGCTGTTGGTTTCGGATAGCGACGTAGAATCatacaaacaaataaaagcAGATTTAGATATTTTGCGCCAGTCTGTTGAAAAATCTGAACTTTGGGTGTATAAATCTAAGGCAACAGAGGAACATggaactaaaaagaaaaagagtaaagaagaagaaaatgaggCGACTGCTCCTCGCAAAACACCTCTATTATCTACATTAGACAAACAAG GATCTGTTACTGATTTGGATATTGGACCACCCTTACATCCCGAGCAAGCggaagaatataaaaaaattcagcaAATACTAGTAAGAATGAACAAATTATGCATTCAAAATCTACCAGGCGGTCAAGTAAAGGCACGCAAACATGAACAGAGACTCCTGCGCAATGTCGGAGTACATACCGTCGTTTTAGACTTATTACAAGTTCCATATGATGTCAAGGAGGATATTAGAATGAATGAATTAATGCGCTTGGCACATGattttttgcaaaactttGTCTGTCTAATCAACAAAATCAAGTTCTTTTGCACAAGCAACTGGATCTGTTCTTAA